In Piliocolobus tephrosceles isolate RC106 chromosome 5, ASM277652v3, whole genome shotgun sequence, a single genomic region encodes these proteins:
- the BAG6 gene encoding large proline-rich protein BAG6 isoform X10 — translation MEPNDSTSSSVEEPDSLEVLVKTLDSQTRTFIVGAQMNVKEFKEHIAASVSIPSEKQRLIYQGRVLQDDKKLQEYNVGGKVIHLVERAPPQTQLPSGASSGTGSASATHGGGPPPGTRGPGASVHDRNANSYVMVGTFNLPSDGSAVDVHINMEQAPIQSEPRVRLVMAQHMIRDIQTLLSRMECRGGPQPQHSQPPPQPPAVTQEPVALSSQTSEPVESEAPPREPMEAEEVEERAPAQNPELTPGPAPAGPTPAPETNAPNHPSPAEYVEVLQELQRLESRLQPFLQRYYEVLGAAATTDYNNNHEGREEDQRLINLVGESLRLLGNTFVALSDLRCNLACAPPRHLHVVRPMSHYTTPMVLQQAAIPIQINVGTTVTMTGNGTRPPPTPNAEAPPPGPGQASSVAPSSTNVESSAEGAPPPGPAPPPATSHPRVIRISHQSVEPVVMMHMNIQDSGTQPGGVPSAPTGPLGPPGHGQTLGQQVPGFPTAPTRVVIARPTPPQARPSHPGGPPVSGTLGAGLGTNASLAQMVSGLVGQLLMQPVLVAQGTPGMAPPPAPATASASAGTTNTATTAGPAPGGPAQPPPTPQPSTADLQFSQLLGNLLGPAGPGAGGPGVASPTITVAMPGVPAFLQGMTDFLQATQTAPPPPPPPPPPQPAPEQQTMPPASSPSGRAGSPGGLGLESLSPEFFTSVVQGVLSSLLGSLGARAGSSESIAAFIQRLSGSSNIFEPGADGALGFFGALLSLLCQNFSMVDVVMLIHGHFQPLQRLQPQLRSFFHQHYLGGQEPTPSNIRMATHTLITGLEEYVRESFSLVQVQPGVDIIRTNLEFLQEQFNSIAAHVLHCTDSGFGARLLELCNRGLFECLALNLHCLGGQQMELAAVISGRIRRMSRGVSPSLVSWLTTMMGLRLQVILEHMPVGPDAILRYVRRVGDPPQPLPEEPMEVQGAERASPEPQRENASPAPGTTAEEAMSRGPPPAPEGGSRDEQDGASAETEPWAAAVPPEWVPIIQQDIQSQRKVKPQPPLSDAYLSGMPAKRRKLRSDIQKRLQEDPNYSPQRFPNAHRAFADDP, via the exons ATGGAGCCTAATGATAGTACCAGTTCCTCTGTGGAGGAGCCTGACAGCTTGGAGGTGCTGGTGAAGACGCTGGACTCTCAAACTCGGACCTTTATTGTGGGGGCCCAG ATGAATGTAAAAGAGTTTAAGGAGCACATTGCTGCCTCTGTCAGCATCCCATCTGAAAAACAGCGGCTCATTTACCAGGGACGAGTTCTGCAAGATGATAAGAAGCTCCAGGAATACA ATGTTGGGGGAAAGGTTATCCACCTGGTGGAACGGGCTCCTCCTCAGACTCAGCTCCCTTCTGGGGCATCTTCTGGGACGGGGTCTGCCTCAGCCACTCATGGTGGGGGACCCCCGCCTGGTACTCGGGGGCCTGGGGCCTCTGTTCATGACCGGAATGCCAACAGCTATGTCATGGTTGGAACCTTCAATCTTCCT AGTGACGGCTCTGCTGTGGATGTTCACATCAACATGGAACAGGCCCCGATTCAG AGTGAGCCCCGAGTACGGCTGGTGATGGCTCAACACATGATCAGGGATATACAGACCTTACTATCCCGGATGGAG TGTCGAGGAGGACCCCAACCACAGCACAGTCAGCCACCCCCACAGCCACCAGCTGTGACCCAGGAGCCAGTAGCCTTGAGCTCTCAAACATCAGAACCAGTTGAAAGTGAAGCCCCTCCTCGGGAGCCCATGGAGGCAGAAGAAGTGGAGGAGCGTGCCCCAGCCCAGAACCCGGAGCTCACTCCTGGTCCAGCCCCAGCGGGCCCAACACCTGCCCCGGAAACAAACGCACCCAA CCATCCTTCCCCTGCGGAGTATGTGGAGGTGCTCCAAGAGCTGCAGCGGCTGGAGAGTCGCCTCCAGCCCTTCTTGCAGCGCTACTACGAGGTTCTGGGTGCTGCTGCCACCACGGACTATAATAACAAT CACGAGGGCCGGGAGGAGGATCAGCGGTTGATCAACTTGGTGGGGGAGAGCCTGCGACTGCTGGGCAACACCTTTGTTGCACTATCTGACCTGCGCTGCAATCTGGCCTGTGCGCCCCCACGACACCTGCATGTAGTCCGGCCTATGTCTCACTACACCACCCCCATGGTGCTCCAGCAGGCAGCCATTCCCATACAG ATCAacgtgggaaccactgtgaccATGACAGGAAATGGGACTCGGCCCCCCCCAACTCCCAATGCGGAGGCACCTCCCCCTGGTCCTGGGCAGGCCTCGTCCGTGGCTCCGTCTTCTACTAATGTCGAGTCCTCAGCTGAGGGGGCTCCCCCTCCAGGTCCAGCTCCCCCGCCAGCCACCAGCCACCCGAGGGTCATCCGGATTTCCCACCAGAGCGTGGAACCCGTGGTCATGATGCACATGAACATTCAAG ATTCTGGCACACAGCCTGGTGGTGTTCCGAGTGCTCCCACTGGCCCCCTGGGGCCCCCTGGTCATGGCCAAACCCTGG GACAGCAGGTGCCAGGCTTCCCAACAGCTCCGACCCGGGTGGTGATTGCCCGGCCCACTCCTCCACAGGCTCGGCCTTCCCATCCTGGAGGGCCCCCAGTCTCTGGGACACTG GGCGCCGGGCTGGGTACCAATGCCTCATTGGCCCAGATGGTGAGCGGCCTTGTGGGGCAACTTCTTATGCAGCCAGTCCTTGTGG CTCAGGGGACTCCAGGAATGGCTCCACCACCAGCCCCTGCCACTGCTTCTGCCAGTGCTGGCACCACCAACACAGCTACCACAGCTGGCCCCGCCCCTGGGGGGCCTGCCCAGCCTCCACCCACCCCTCAACCCTCCACGGCTGATCTTCAGTTCTCTCAGCTTCTGGGGAACCTGCTAGGGCCTGCCGGACCAGGGGCTGGAGGGCCTGGCGTGGCTTCTCCCACCATCACTGTGGCGATGCCTGGTGTCCCTGCCTTTCTCCAGGGCATGACTGACTTCTTGCAG GCAACACAGACAGCCCCtccaccacccccacctcctccaCCCCCACAGCCTGCCCCAGAGCAGCAGACCATGCCCCCAGCAAGCTCCCCTTCTGGTAGGGCAGGGAGTCCTGGAGGCCTGGGTCTTGAGAGCCTATCACCGGAGTTTTTTACCTCAGTGGTGCAGGGTGTGCTGAGCTCCCTGCTGGGCTCCTTGGGGGCTCGGGCTGGCAGCAGTGAAAGTATTGCTGCCTTCATACAACGCCTCAGTGGATCCAGCAACATCTTTGAGCCTGGAGCTGATGGGGCCCTTG GATTCTTTGGGGCCCTGCTCTCTCTTCTGTGCCAGAACTTCTCTATGGTGGACGTAGTGATGCTTATTCATGGGCATTTTCAGCCACTACAACGGCTGCAACCCCAGCTGCGATCCTTCTTCCACCAACACTACCTGGGTGGTCAGGAGCCCACACCTAGTAACATCCGG ATGGCAACCCACACATTGATCACGGGGCTAGAAGAGTATGTGCGGGAGAGTTTT TCCTTGGTGCAGGTTCAGCCAGGTGTGGACATCATCCGGACAAACCTGGAATTTCTCCAAGAGCAGTTTAATAGCATTGCTGCTCATGTGCTGCACTGCACAG ATAGTGGATTTGGGGCCCGGTTGCTGGAGTTGTGTAACCGAGGCCTGTTTGAATGCCTGGCCCTGAACCTGCATTGCTTGGGGGGACAGCAGATGGAGCTTGCTGCTGTTATCAGTGGCCGAATT CGTCGTATGTCTCGTGGGGTGAGTCCCTCCTTGGTGAGCTGGCTGACCACTATGATGGGACTGAGGCTTCAGGTGATACTGGagcacatgcctgtaggcccTGATGCCATTCTCAGATACGTTCGCAGGGTTGGTGATCCCCCCCAG CCACTTCCTGAGGAGCCAATGGAAGTTCAGGGAGCAGAAAGAGCTTCCCCTGAgcctcag CGGGAGAAtgcttccccagcccctggaacAACAGCGGAAGAGGCCATGTCCCGAGGTCCACCTCCTGCTCCTGAGGGGGGCTCCCGGGATGAACAGGATGGAGCTTCAGCTGAGACAGAACCTTGGGCAGCTGCAGTCCCCCCA GAATGGGTGCCTATTATCCAGCAGGACATTCAGAGCCAGCGGAAGGTGAAACCGCAGCCCCCTCTGAGTGATGCCTACCTCAGTGGTATGCCTGCCAAGAGACGCAAG cTCCGGTCCGATATACAAAAACGACTGCAGGAAGACCCCAACTACAGTCCCCAGCGCTTCCCCAATGCCCACCGGGCCTTTGCTGATGATCCTTAG
- the BAG6 gene encoding large proline-rich protein BAG6 isoform X6 translates to MEPNDSTSSSVEEPDSLEVLVKTLDSQTRTFIVGAQMNVKEFKEHIAASVSIPSEKQRLIYQGRVLQDDKKLQEYNVGGKVIHLVERAPPQTQLPSGASSGTGSASATHGGGPPPGTRGPGASVHDRNANSYVMVGTFNLPSDGSAVDVHINMEQAPIQSEPRVRLVMAQHMIRDIQTLLSRMECRGGPQPQHSQPPPQPPAVTQEPVALSSQTSEPVESEAPPREPMEAEEVEERAPAQNPELTPGPAPAGPTPAPETNAPNHPSPAEYVEVLQELQRLESRLQPFLQRYYEVLGAAATTDYNNNHEGREEDQRLINLVGESLRLLGNTFVALSDLRCNLACAPPRHLHVVRPMSHYTTPMVLQQAAIPIQINVGTTVTMTGNGTRPPPTPNAEAPPPGPGQASSVAPSSTNVESSAEGAPPPGPAPPPATSHPRVIRISHQSVEPVVMMHMNIQDSGTQPGGVPSAPTGPLGPPGHGQTLGQQVPGFPTAPTRVVIARPTPPQARPSHPGGPPVSGTLGAGLGTNASLAQMVSGLVGQLLMQPVLVAQGTPGMAPPPAPATASASAGTTNTATTAGPAPGGPAQPPPTPQPSTADLQFSQLLGNLLGPAGPGAGGPGVASPTITVAMPGVPAFLQGMTDFLQATQTAPPPPPPPPPPQPAPEQQTMPPASSPSGRAGSPGGLGLESLSPEFFTSVVQGVLSSLLGSLGARAGSSESIAAFIQRLSGSSNIFEPGADGALGFFGALLSLLCQNFSMVDVVMLIHGHFQPLQRLQPQLRSFFHQHYLGGQEPTPSNIRMATHTLITGLEEYVRESFSLVQVQPGVDIIRTNLEFLQEQFNSIAAHVLHCTDSGFGARLLELCNRGLFECLALNLHCLGGQQMELAAVISGRIRRMSRGVSPSLVSWLTTMMGLRLQVILEHMPVGPDAILRYVRRVGDPPQPLPEEPMEVQGAERASPEPQRENASPAPGTTAEEAMSRGPPPAPEGGSRDEQDGASAETEPWAAAVPPEWVPIIQQDIQSQRKVKPQPPLSDAYLSGMPAKRRKTMQGEGPQLLLSEAVSRAAKAAGARPLTSPESLSQDLEAPEVQESYRQQLRSDIQKRLQEDPNYSPQRFPNAHRAFADDP, encoded by the exons ATGGAGCCTAATGATAGTACCAGTTCCTCTGTGGAGGAGCCTGACAGCTTGGAGGTGCTGGTGAAGACGCTGGACTCTCAAACTCGGACCTTTATTGTGGGGGCCCAG ATGAATGTAAAAGAGTTTAAGGAGCACATTGCTGCCTCTGTCAGCATCCCATCTGAAAAACAGCGGCTCATTTACCAGGGACGAGTTCTGCAAGATGATAAGAAGCTCCAGGAATACA ATGTTGGGGGAAAGGTTATCCACCTGGTGGAACGGGCTCCTCCTCAGACTCAGCTCCCTTCTGGGGCATCTTCTGGGACGGGGTCTGCCTCAGCCACTCATGGTGGGGGACCCCCGCCTGGTACTCGGGGGCCTGGGGCCTCTGTTCATGACCGGAATGCCAACAGCTATGTCATGGTTGGAACCTTCAATCTTCCT AGTGACGGCTCTGCTGTGGATGTTCACATCAACATGGAACAGGCCCCGATTCAG AGTGAGCCCCGAGTACGGCTGGTGATGGCTCAACACATGATCAGGGATATACAGACCTTACTATCCCGGATGGAG TGTCGAGGAGGACCCCAACCACAGCACAGTCAGCCACCCCCACAGCCACCAGCTGTGACCCAGGAGCCAGTAGCCTTGAGCTCTCAAACATCAGAACCAGTTGAAAGTGAAGCCCCTCCTCGGGAGCCCATGGAGGCAGAAGAAGTGGAGGAGCGTGCCCCAGCCCAGAACCCGGAGCTCACTCCTGGTCCAGCCCCAGCGGGCCCAACACCTGCCCCGGAAACAAACGCACCCAA CCATCCTTCCCCTGCGGAGTATGTGGAGGTGCTCCAAGAGCTGCAGCGGCTGGAGAGTCGCCTCCAGCCCTTCTTGCAGCGCTACTACGAGGTTCTGGGTGCTGCTGCCACCACGGACTATAATAACAAT CACGAGGGCCGGGAGGAGGATCAGCGGTTGATCAACTTGGTGGGGGAGAGCCTGCGACTGCTGGGCAACACCTTTGTTGCACTATCTGACCTGCGCTGCAATCTGGCCTGTGCGCCCCCACGACACCTGCATGTAGTCCGGCCTATGTCTCACTACACCACCCCCATGGTGCTCCAGCAGGCAGCCATTCCCATACAG ATCAacgtgggaaccactgtgaccATGACAGGAAATGGGACTCGGCCCCCCCCAACTCCCAATGCGGAGGCACCTCCCCCTGGTCCTGGGCAGGCCTCGTCCGTGGCTCCGTCTTCTACTAATGTCGAGTCCTCAGCTGAGGGGGCTCCCCCTCCAGGTCCAGCTCCCCCGCCAGCCACCAGCCACCCGAGGGTCATCCGGATTTCCCACCAGAGCGTGGAACCCGTGGTCATGATGCACATGAACATTCAAG ATTCTGGCACACAGCCTGGTGGTGTTCCGAGTGCTCCCACTGGCCCCCTGGGGCCCCCTGGTCATGGCCAAACCCTGG GACAGCAGGTGCCAGGCTTCCCAACAGCTCCGACCCGGGTGGTGATTGCCCGGCCCACTCCTCCACAGGCTCGGCCTTCCCATCCTGGAGGGCCCCCAGTCTCTGGGACACTG GGCGCCGGGCTGGGTACCAATGCCTCATTGGCCCAGATGGTGAGCGGCCTTGTGGGGCAACTTCTTATGCAGCCAGTCCTTGTGG CTCAGGGGACTCCAGGAATGGCTCCACCACCAGCCCCTGCCACTGCTTCTGCCAGTGCTGGCACCACCAACACAGCTACCACAGCTGGCCCCGCCCCTGGGGGGCCTGCCCAGCCTCCACCCACCCCTCAACCCTCCACGGCTGATCTTCAGTTCTCTCAGCTTCTGGGGAACCTGCTAGGGCCTGCCGGACCAGGGGCTGGAGGGCCTGGCGTGGCTTCTCCCACCATCACTGTGGCGATGCCTGGTGTCCCTGCCTTTCTCCAGGGCATGACTGACTTCTTGCAG GCAACACAGACAGCCCCtccaccacccccacctcctccaCCCCCACAGCCTGCCCCAGAGCAGCAGACCATGCCCCCAGCAAGCTCCCCTTCTGGTAGGGCAGGGAGTCCTGGAGGCCTGGGTCTTGAGAGCCTATCACCGGAGTTTTTTACCTCAGTGGTGCAGGGTGTGCTGAGCTCCCTGCTGGGCTCCTTGGGGGCTCGGGCTGGCAGCAGTGAAAGTATTGCTGCCTTCATACAACGCCTCAGTGGATCCAGCAACATCTTTGAGCCTGGAGCTGATGGGGCCCTTG GATTCTTTGGGGCCCTGCTCTCTCTTCTGTGCCAGAACTTCTCTATGGTGGACGTAGTGATGCTTATTCATGGGCATTTTCAGCCACTACAACGGCTGCAACCCCAGCTGCGATCCTTCTTCCACCAACACTACCTGGGTGGTCAGGAGCCCACACCTAGTAACATCCGG ATGGCAACCCACACATTGATCACGGGGCTAGAAGAGTATGTGCGGGAGAGTTTT TCCTTGGTGCAGGTTCAGCCAGGTGTGGACATCATCCGGACAAACCTGGAATTTCTCCAAGAGCAGTTTAATAGCATTGCTGCTCATGTGCTGCACTGCACAG ATAGTGGATTTGGGGCCCGGTTGCTGGAGTTGTGTAACCGAGGCCTGTTTGAATGCCTGGCCCTGAACCTGCATTGCTTGGGGGGACAGCAGATGGAGCTTGCTGCTGTTATCAGTGGCCGAATT CGTCGTATGTCTCGTGGGGTGAGTCCCTCCTTGGTGAGCTGGCTGACCACTATGATGGGACTGAGGCTTCAGGTGATACTGGagcacatgcctgtaggcccTGATGCCATTCTCAGATACGTTCGCAGGGTTGGTGATCCCCCCCAG CCACTTCCTGAGGAGCCAATGGAAGTTCAGGGAGCAGAAAGAGCTTCCCCTGAgcctcag CGGGAGAAtgcttccccagcccctggaacAACAGCGGAAGAGGCCATGTCCCGAGGTCCACCTCCTGCTCCTGAGGGGGGCTCCCGGGATGAACAGGATGGAGCTTCAGCTGAGACAGAACCTTGGGCAGCTGCAGTCCCCCCA GAATGGGTGCCTATTATCCAGCAGGACATTCAGAGCCAGCGGAAGGTGAAACCGCAGCCCCCTCTGAGTGATGCCTACCTCAGTGGTATGCCTGCCAAGAGACGCAAG ACGATGCAGGGTGAGGGCCCCCAGCTGCTTCTCTCAGAGGCTGTGAGCCGGGCAGCTAAGGCAGCTGGAGCTCGGCCCCTGACGAGCCCTGAGAGCCTGAGCCAGGACCTGGAGGCACCAGAGGTTCAGGAGAGCTACAGGCAGCAG cTCCGGTCCGATATACAAAAACGACTGCAGGAAGACCCCAACTACAGTCCCCAGCGCTTCCCCAATGCCCACCGGGCCTTTGCTGATGATCCTTAG
- the BAG6 gene encoding large proline-rich protein BAG6 isoform X3, producing MEPNDSTSSSVEEPDSLEVLVKTLDSQTRTFIVGAQMNVKEFKEHIAASVSIPSEKQRLIYQGRVLQDDKKLQEYNVGGKVIHLVERAPPQTQLPSGASSGTGSASATHGGGPPPGTRGPGASVHDRNANSYVMVGTFNLPSEPRVRLVMAQHMIRDIQTLLSRMECRGGPQPQHSQPPPQPPAVTQEPVALSSQTSEPVESEAPPREPMEAEEVEERAPAQNPELTPGPAPAGPTPAPETNAPNHPSPAEYVEVLQELQRLESRLQPFLQRYYEVLGAAATTDYNNNHEGREEDQRLINLVGESLRLLGNTFVALSDLRCNLACAPPRHLHVVRPMSHYTTPMVLQQAAIPIQINVGTTVTMTGNGTRPPPTPNAEAPPPGPGQASSVAPSSTNVESSAEGAPPPGPAPPPATSHPRVIRISHQSVEPVVMMHMNIQDSGTQPGGVPSAPTGPLGPPGHGQTLGSTLIQLPSLPPEFMHAVAHQITHQAMVAAVASAAAGQQVPGFPTAPTRVVIARPTPPQARPSHPGGPPVSGTLQGAGLGTNASLAQMVSGLVGQLLMQPVLVAQGTPGMAPPPAPATASASAGTTNTATTAGPAPGGPAQPPPTPQPSTADLQFSQLLGNLLGPAGPGAGGPGVASPTITVAMPGVPAFLQGMTDFLQATQTAPPPPPPPPPPQPAPEQQTMPPASSPSGRAGSPGGLGLESLSPEFFTSVVQGVLSSLLGSLGARAGSSESIAAFIQRLSGSSNIFEPGADGALGFFGALLSLLCQNFSMVDVVMLIHGHFQPLQRLQPQLRSFFHQHYLGGQEPTPSNIRMATHTLITGLEEYVRESFSLVQVQPGVDIIRTNLEFLQEQFNSIAAHVLHCTDSGFGARLLELCNRGLFECLALNLHCLGGQQMELAAVISGRIRRMSRGVSPSLVSWLTTMMGLRLQVILEHMPVGPDAILRYVRRVGDPPQPLPEEPMEVQGAERASPEPQRENASPAPGTTAEEAMSRGPPPAPEGGSRDEQDGASAETEPWAAAVPPEWVPIIQQDIQSQRKVKPQPPLSDAYLSGMPAKRRKTMQGEGPQLLLSEAVSRAAKAAGARPLTSPESLSQDLEAPEVQESYRQQLRSDIQKRLQEDPNYSPQRFPNAHRAFADDP from the exons ATGGAGCCTAATGATAGTACCAGTTCCTCTGTGGAGGAGCCTGACAGCTTGGAGGTGCTGGTGAAGACGCTGGACTCTCAAACTCGGACCTTTATTGTGGGGGCCCAG ATGAATGTAAAAGAGTTTAAGGAGCACATTGCTGCCTCTGTCAGCATCCCATCTGAAAAACAGCGGCTCATTTACCAGGGACGAGTTCTGCAAGATGATAAGAAGCTCCAGGAATACA ATGTTGGGGGAAAGGTTATCCACCTGGTGGAACGGGCTCCTCCTCAGACTCAGCTCCCTTCTGGGGCATCTTCTGGGACGGGGTCTGCCTCAGCCACTCATGGTGGGGGACCCCCGCCTGGTACTCGGGGGCCTGGGGCCTCTGTTCATGACCGGAATGCCAACAGCTATGTCATGGTTGGAACCTTCAATCTTCCT AGTGAGCCCCGAGTACGGCTGGTGATGGCTCAACACATGATCAGGGATATACAGACCTTACTATCCCGGATGGAG TGTCGAGGAGGACCCCAACCACAGCACAGTCAGCCACCCCCACAGCCACCAGCTGTGACCCAGGAGCCAGTAGCCTTGAGCTCTCAAACATCAGAACCAGTTGAAAGTGAAGCCCCTCCTCGGGAGCCCATGGAGGCAGAAGAAGTGGAGGAGCGTGCCCCAGCCCAGAACCCGGAGCTCACTCCTGGTCCAGCCCCAGCGGGCCCAACACCTGCCCCGGAAACAAACGCACCCAA CCATCCTTCCCCTGCGGAGTATGTGGAGGTGCTCCAAGAGCTGCAGCGGCTGGAGAGTCGCCTCCAGCCCTTCTTGCAGCGCTACTACGAGGTTCTGGGTGCTGCTGCCACCACGGACTATAATAACAAT CACGAGGGCCGGGAGGAGGATCAGCGGTTGATCAACTTGGTGGGGGAGAGCCTGCGACTGCTGGGCAACACCTTTGTTGCACTATCTGACCTGCGCTGCAATCTGGCCTGTGCGCCCCCACGACACCTGCATGTAGTCCGGCCTATGTCTCACTACACCACCCCCATGGTGCTCCAGCAGGCAGCCATTCCCATACAG ATCAacgtgggaaccactgtgaccATGACAGGAAATGGGACTCGGCCCCCCCCAACTCCCAATGCGGAGGCACCTCCCCCTGGTCCTGGGCAGGCCTCGTCCGTGGCTCCGTCTTCTACTAATGTCGAGTCCTCAGCTGAGGGGGCTCCCCCTCCAGGTCCAGCTCCCCCGCCAGCCACCAGCCACCCGAGGGTCATCCGGATTTCCCACCAGAGCGTGGAACCCGTGGTCATGATGCACATGAACATTCAAG ATTCTGGCACACAGCCTGGTGGTGTTCCGAGTGCTCCCACTGGCCCCCTGGGGCCCCCTGGTCATGGCCAAACCCTGG GCTCCACCCTCATCCAGctgccctccctgccccctgAGTTCATGCACGCCGTCGCCCACCAGATCACTCATCAGGCCATGGTGGCAGCTGTTGCCTCCGCGGCCGCAG GACAGCAGGTGCCAGGCTTCCCAACAGCTCCGACCCGGGTGGTGATTGCCCGGCCCACTCCTCCACAGGCTCGGCCTTCCCATCCTGGAGGGCCCCCAGTCTCTGGGACACTG CAGGGCGCCGGGCTGGGTACCAATGCCTCATTGGCCCAGATGGTGAGCGGCCTTGTGGGGCAACTTCTTATGCAGCCAGTCCTTGTGG CTCAGGGGACTCCAGGAATGGCTCCACCACCAGCCCCTGCCACTGCTTCTGCCAGTGCTGGCACCACCAACACAGCTACCACAGCTGGCCCCGCCCCTGGGGGGCCTGCCCAGCCTCCACCCACCCCTCAACCCTCCACGGCTGATCTTCAGTTCTCTCAGCTTCTGGGGAACCTGCTAGGGCCTGCCGGACCAGGGGCTGGAGGGCCTGGCGTGGCTTCTCCCACCATCACTGTGGCGATGCCTGGTGTCCCTGCCTTTCTCCAGGGCATGACTGACTTCTTGCAG GCAACACAGACAGCCCCtccaccacccccacctcctccaCCCCCACAGCCTGCCCCAGAGCAGCAGACCATGCCCCCAGCAAGCTCCCCTTCTGGTAGGGCAGGGAGTCCTGGAGGCCTGGGTCTTGAGAGCCTATCACCGGAGTTTTTTACCTCAGTGGTGCAGGGTGTGCTGAGCTCCCTGCTGGGCTCCTTGGGGGCTCGGGCTGGCAGCAGTGAAAGTATTGCTGCCTTCATACAACGCCTCAGTGGATCCAGCAACATCTTTGAGCCTGGAGCTGATGGGGCCCTTG GATTCTTTGGGGCCCTGCTCTCTCTTCTGTGCCAGAACTTCTCTATGGTGGACGTAGTGATGCTTATTCATGGGCATTTTCAGCCACTACAACGGCTGCAACCCCAGCTGCGATCCTTCTTCCACCAACACTACCTGGGTGGTCAGGAGCCCACACCTAGTAACATCCGG ATGGCAACCCACACATTGATCACGGGGCTAGAAGAGTATGTGCGGGAGAGTTTT TCCTTGGTGCAGGTTCAGCCAGGTGTGGACATCATCCGGACAAACCTGGAATTTCTCCAAGAGCAGTTTAATAGCATTGCTGCTCATGTGCTGCACTGCACAG ATAGTGGATTTGGGGCCCGGTTGCTGGAGTTGTGTAACCGAGGCCTGTTTGAATGCCTGGCCCTGAACCTGCATTGCTTGGGGGGACAGCAGATGGAGCTTGCTGCTGTTATCAGTGGCCGAATT CGTCGTATGTCTCGTGGGGTGAGTCCCTCCTTGGTGAGCTGGCTGACCACTATGATGGGACTGAGGCTTCAGGTGATACTGGagcacatgcctgtaggcccTGATGCCATTCTCAGATACGTTCGCAGGGTTGGTGATCCCCCCCAG CCACTTCCTGAGGAGCCAATGGAAGTTCAGGGAGCAGAAAGAGCTTCCCCTGAgcctcag CGGGAGAAtgcttccccagcccctggaacAACAGCGGAAGAGGCCATGTCCCGAGGTCCACCTCCTGCTCCTGAGGGGGGCTCCCGGGATGAACAGGATGGAGCTTCAGCTGAGACAGAACCTTGGGCAGCTGCAGTCCCCCCA GAATGGGTGCCTATTATCCAGCAGGACATTCAGAGCCAGCGGAAGGTGAAACCGCAGCCCCCTCTGAGTGATGCCTACCTCAGTGGTATGCCTGCCAAGAGACGCAAG ACGATGCAGGGTGAGGGCCCCCAGCTGCTTCTCTCAGAGGCTGTGAGCCGGGCAGCTAAGGCAGCTGGAGCTCGGCCCCTGACGAGCCCTGAGAGCCTGAGCCAGGACCTGGAGGCACCAGAGGTTCAGGAGAGCTACAGGCAGCAG cTCCGGTCCGATATACAAAAACGACTGCAGGAAGACCCCAACTACAGTCCCCAGCGCTTCCCCAATGCCCACCGGGCCTTTGCTGATGATCCTTAG